A window from Solanum stenotomum isolate F172 chromosome 7, ASM1918654v1, whole genome shotgun sequence encodes these proteins:
- the LOC125870619 gene encoding transcription factor SRM1-like: MSTNRTCNSSFWTREEDKVFENTLAIYFNKNNLLRMMEEALPQKSLQDIKDHYNILLEDINDINSGCVPLHNYPEMQSNANQNSKADVERRRGTTWTEQEHRSFLRGLAIYGRGDWRSISRHCVITRTGMQVASHAQKFYKCLEAANKGNRRASILDITSVDAEAAGTSLVPNAEDMIGPAFGGSQVVPNTSNESMLPQESTNAEQQMITVAEGIDDLMMEQEDVTAARSGTYSHPITRIGSDLEALLAEPMDVDNDISSIFDVGKAPTSSYAAAEAAPPYLHPFAPSSNTPVDDEGIFDTDDLFTD, translated from the exons ATGAGCACCAATAGGACATGCAATAGCTCCTTCTGGACTAGGGAGGAGGATAAAGTCTTTGAGAACACCCTAGCGATCTACTTTAACAAAAACAATCTATTGAGAATGATGGAAGAAGCACTTCCTCAAAAATCACTTCAGGACATCAAGGATCACTATAATATACTCTTAGAAGATATCAATGACATCAATTCTGGATGCGTTCCATTACATAATTATCCGGAAATGCAAAGCAATGCCAACCAAAATTCGAAAGCAGACGTCGAAAGGCGAAGAGGGACTACTTGGACAGAACAGGAACATAG GTCATTTCTCCGGGGCTTAGCTATATATGGAAGAGGTGACTGGAGAAGTATATCTAGGCACTGTGTGATTACAAGAACTGGAATGCAGGTGGCGAGCCATGCCCAGAAATTTTACAAGTGCCTCGAAGCTGCCAACAAAGGGAATAGAAGAGCAAGCATTCTTGATATTACCAGTGTGGATGCTGAAGCTGCTGGAACTTCCCTAGTTCCAAACGCCGAGGATATGATTGGGCCAGCTTTTGGAGGATCACAAGTAGTGCCAAACACTAGTAATGAGAGCATGTTACCTCAAGAAAGTACCAATGCTGAGCAGCAGATGATAACAGTTGCTGAAG GCATTGATGACCTAATGATGGAGCAGGAGGATGTTACTGCTGCTAGAAGTGGAACTTACAGTCATCCCATCACTAGAATTGGGAGTGATCTAGAAGCATTACTCGCTGAGCCCATGGATGTAGACAATGATATTAGTTCCATTTTTGATGTTGGGAAAGCACCAACTTCCAGTTATGCAGCTGCAGAGGCGGCTCCTCCTTATTTACATCCCTTTGCCCCCTCATCTAACACCCCCGTTGATGATGAAGGCATTTTTGATACTGATGACCTGTTCACAGATTAG
- the LOC125870620 gene encoding 50S ribosomal protein L5, chloroplastic yields the protein MAASSPLLLHSTASSFYNAEFPAYSVRLPVGNPKLRSSNKLTVKASAIVLVDKSEAEKVNRLKTNYLEKIVPLLKEEFSYTNILQVPKVEKIVVNCGIGDAAQNSKGLDAAMNDLALITGQRPVKTRSKNAIATFKIREGQPLGIAVTLRGNVMYSFLDRLINLGLPRTRDFQGVNPNSFDGHGNYSIGFREQSVFPELSYDALGKPRGMDVCITTTAETDKEAHRLLALMGMPFREGAGGQTIFTKKKKLKAHHFDSKAKQRSRR from the exons ATGGCGGcatcttctcctcttcttctacACTCCACGGCCTCCTCTTTCTACAATGCTGAGTTTCCGGCGTACTCCGTTCGATTGCCGGTCGGAAACCCTAAGCTCCGGTCGTCCAATAAATTGACGGTGAAAGCTTCAGCAATAGTACTGGTGGATAAAAGTGAAGCTGAAAAAGTTAATCGTCTGAAAACAAATTACCTCGAAAAGATTGTGCCATTGTTGAAGGAAGAATTCAGTTACACCAATATTCTTCAG GTTCCGAAGGTCGAAAAGATTGTGGTAAATTGTGGTATAGGAGATGCTGCACAAAATTCCAAGGGTTTGGATGCAGCAATGAATGATTTGGCATTAATCACAGGGCAAAGGCCTGTGAAGACTAGGTCTAAGAATGCTATTGCTACTTTCAAAATTAGAGAAGGTCAACCGCTTGGAATTGCTGTTACACTTCGAGGGAATGTGATGTATTCGTTCCTTGACCGGTTAATTAATTTGGGGCTTCCTCGAACGAGGGACTTTCAAGGCGTAAACCCCAATAGCTTTGATGGTCATGGAAATTATAGCATTGGCTTTCGTGAACAGAGTGTCTTCCCAGAGCTAAGTTATGATGCTCTTGGTAAGCCAAGAGGGATGGATGTTTGCATAACAACAACAGCTGAGACAGATAAAGAGGCACACAGATTGTTGGCTCTCATGGGTATGCCATTTAGAGAAGGTGCTGGTGGACAGACAATTTTTACGAAAAAGAAAAAGCTTAAAGCTCACCATTTTGACTCGAAGGCGAAGCAAAGGTCTAGGAGATGA